A genomic segment from Glycine max cultivar Williams 82 chromosome 1, Glycine_max_v4.0, whole genome shotgun sequence encodes:
- the LOC100815505 gene encoding RING-H2 finger protein ATL29, with amino-acid sequence MPSPEYEMSSSPAAAPYNTPPALIAFTLTVLVLCFVAFSIVYMCKYCFSSVIHTWAFQRTPSGSLIRLTPHRSPPRGLDPDLLQVFPTFPYSSVKDLRKDQKYGLECAICLLEFEDDNVLRLLTLCCHVFHQDCIDLWLRSHKTCPVCRRDLDSPPPDETQKANEGVVVMSTSGEIRIDVTEGQDCGGGDDNDGNPRQEHEREHEHEHGYGNHEVMIHQQGEQMFARSHSTGHSIVLIRGEGDEGKDDDKYTLRLPEHVLRVRHNNKHNCTRSCASYKDIAKLVAPPAAAAPCSNCGFVQPVPPSSTSSPDHTRK; translated from the coding sequence ATGCCTTCGCCGGAGTACGAAATGTCGTCATCGCCGGCCGCAGCGCCGTATAACACACCGCCGGCGCTTATTGCCTTTACGCTGACTGTGCTTGTATTGTGCTTCGTGGCGTTCAGCATCGTGTACATGTGCAAGTACTGCTTCTCGAGCGTGATCcacacttgggccttccagcgCACCCCTTCGGGTTCCCTCATTCGCCTCACGCCCCACAGGTCCCCTCCTCGGGGCCTCGACCCTGACCTTCTCCAAGTCTTCCCCACCTTCCCTTACTCCTCCGTTAAGGACCTCCGCAAGGATCAGAAGTACGGCCTTGAGTGCGCCATCTGTCTACTTGAGTTCGAGGATGACAACGTGCTCCGCCTCTTGACGCTCTGCTGCCACGTCTTCCACCAGGACTGCATCGACCTCTGGCTCCGCTCGCACAAGACCTGCCCTGTCTGTCGACGAGACCTCGATTCACCCCCGCCAGACGAAACGCAGAAAGCTAACGAGGGTGTGGTGGTGATGTCCACCAGCGGGGAGATACGCATTGATGTAACAGAAGGGCAAGACTGCGGTGgtggtgatgataatgatggaaATCCAAGACAAGAGCATGAACGTGAGCATGAACACGAACATGGTTATGGCAATCACGAGGTCATGATTCATCAACAGGGGGAACAGATGTTTGCACGGTCGCATTCGACGGGGCACTCGATAGTTTTGATTAGAGGAGAGGGAGATGAGGGAAAGGATGATGACAAGTATACGTTGAGATTGCCGGAGCATGTTTTGAGAGTGAGGCATAATAATAAGCACAATTGTACGAGGAGCTGTGCGAGTTACAAGGACATTGCTAAGCTTGTTGCTCCTCCTGCTGCTGCTGCACCTTGTAGTAATTGTGGCTTTGTTCAACCAGTTCCTCCATCTAGCACCTCCTCCCCTGACCATACTCGAAAATAA